One Bremerella sp. JC817 genomic window carries:
- a CDS encoding PSD1 and planctomycete cytochrome C domain-containing protein: protein MAGMASTGAAQEKIDFRRQVQPILADRCFHCHGPDSQNQDSSFRLDSQENLLADLGGYAGVVPGNLEKSELHVRIHSEDESSAMPPPDSNRSLSAEEKRILDLWIQQGAEYQKHWAFEVPQRPEVPTEVIAQSGWPEDLKQRWSKNPIDVFIGKRLMQEGWQPSPMAEPAWRLRRAALTLTGQLPPESLQKQFLANPTDEAYRQAVDQLLGSMNYAERQTLRWLDAARYADTDGYQNDFERTNWPWRDWVIQSMHNNMPFDQFTIEQLAGDMLPNPTPAQRLATAFNRNHRQNAEGGALAEEFFVENVIDRVETTSTVWLGLTMGCARCHDHKYDPLSQREFYQFFGYFNNIGERGIGAGRDANPMLKAGSPLAKVQPETIAQWEAAQKNVEVAKQGIDERMRQWLVSSEGPATKPPVEWLVCRVDQVKLTGEGSLEIAEENAVRYSGGSNATDIVYDVRVDPQGNTVTALRLEALPDDAFNKPRQLAPSVNGNFVMTRLAVLYQGKSIPVELALASYEQDSYPVKNILDNNPATGWAVFGPNVKAEPVSATLKFQTPLEVSDGESLTLQMRFESQYANHAIGKLRVQGSAHPDAGKANEGGLPEAARSALAIDEAKRSDQDWKAIRDHYVTIDPVLAKAELEFKQADQKRRAEVGPEVKVMVMREKEGPATPIYLLDRGQYNEPRKDEPLSRGIPVALLADKEAPQPGSRLDLAKWLVSRENPLTARVIVNRIWQDHFGVGLVKTSEDFGLQGEVPSHPELLDWLAVEFIESGWDLQALHRLMVTSAAYQQSSVQTIAQREKDPENRLLLHGPRFRLDGYSIRDIALQASGLLHLQIGGPSVKPYQPPGLWESVAANAGTRYREDQGNNLYRKSMYTYWKRAVNPPRQTIFDAGGREVCTVGARRTNTPLQALVLMNDKTFIEAARTLAQRSLKLDVQEDRARLFSLYQQALAHVPDDETMNVLTESLNYYRQHYQENPDAAQQLVAVGSSPRDASIEPGEHAAWTAVAHLVLNLDEFITVE from the coding sequence ATGGCTGGTATGGCATCGACGGGTGCCGCTCAGGAGAAAATCGACTTTCGGCGGCAGGTACAGCCGATTTTGGCCGATCGCTGCTTCCATTGCCATGGTCCCGATTCCCAGAACCAGGACTCCAGCTTCCGGCTCGATAGCCAAGAGAACCTGCTGGCCGATTTGGGAGGATATGCCGGGGTCGTGCCTGGGAACCTCGAGAAAAGCGAGCTCCACGTTCGGATCCATAGCGAAGACGAGTCGTCGGCCATGCCCCCGCCCGACAGCAATCGAAGTCTCTCGGCGGAAGAAAAGCGGATCCTCGATCTATGGATTCAACAAGGGGCCGAGTACCAGAAGCATTGGGCCTTCGAGGTTCCTCAGCGACCTGAGGTTCCGACCGAAGTGATCGCGCAGTCAGGCTGGCCGGAAGATCTCAAGCAGCGTTGGTCGAAGAATCCGATTGACGTCTTCATCGGAAAACGCCTGATGCAAGAAGGTTGGCAGCCATCTCCCATGGCCGAGCCTGCGTGGCGTCTTCGACGCGCGGCGCTAACGTTGACCGGTCAGCTTCCGCCGGAGTCGCTGCAGAAACAATTTCTGGCGAACCCAACCGACGAGGCATATCGCCAGGCTGTCGATCAGTTACTGGGTTCGATGAACTACGCCGAACGCCAGACGCTGCGCTGGCTCGATGCGGCACGCTATGCCGATACCGATGGTTACCAGAACGACTTCGAACGCACCAACTGGCCTTGGCGAGATTGGGTGATCCAATCGATGCACAACAACATGCCGTTCGATCAGTTCACGATCGAACAGTTGGCTGGCGACATGCTTCCCAATCCGACGCCTGCCCAGCGACTGGCAACCGCCTTCAATCGAAACCACCGCCAGAATGCGGAAGGTGGTGCGTTGGCGGAAGAGTTCTTTGTCGAGAACGTGATTGATCGCGTCGAGACTACGTCGACCGTCTGGCTGGGACTGACGATGGGATGTGCCCGGTGCCACGATCATAAGTACGATCCACTGAGCCAACGCGAGTTCTACCAGTTCTTCGGCTACTTCAATAACATCGGCGAACGTGGCATCGGGGCAGGCCGCGACGCCAATCCGATGCTCAAAGCTGGTTCGCCCCTGGCCAAAGTCCAACCGGAAACAATCGCCCAGTGGGAAGCTGCCCAGAAGAACGTCGAAGTCGCGAAGCAAGGCATCGACGAGCGAATGCGGCAATGGCTGGTCAGCAGCGAAGGCCCAGCCACAAAGCCGCCCGTCGAATGGCTGGTCTGCCGCGTGGATCAAGTGAAGTTGACCGGCGAAGGTTCGCTTGAGATCGCCGAAGAGAATGCCGTCAGGTATTCAGGCGGCAGTAATGCGACCGATATCGTTTACGACGTGAGGGTAGATCCGCAAGGCAACACTGTGACCGCCTTGAGGTTGGAAGCGTTGCCTGACGACGCATTCAACAAGCCGCGGCAACTTGCCCCCAGCGTCAACGGCAACTTCGTGATGACGCGTCTGGCGGTGCTCTACCAAGGGAAGTCGATTCCGGTCGAACTGGCCCTGGCTTCTTATGAGCAGGATAGTTACCCCGTCAAAAACATTCTTGACAACAATCCTGCCACTGGCTGGGCCGTTTTCGGGCCGAATGTAAAAGCCGAACCTGTTTCTGCGACATTGAAGTTCCAGACGCCCCTGGAAGTGAGCGACGGGGAAAGCCTAACGCTCCAAATGCGGTTCGAGAGCCAGTATGCGAACCACGCGATTGGCAAGCTTCGTGTGCAAGGCTCTGCCCACCCCGACGCTGGCAAGGCGAACGAAGGTGGTTTGCCAGAAGCGGCCCGCAGCGCGTTGGCGATCGACGAAGCAAAGCGATCCGATCAAGATTGGAAAGCGATACGCGATCACTACGTGACGATCGACCCTGTCTTGGCCAAAGCCGAGCTCGAATTCAAACAAGCCGATCAGAAGCGGCGAGCCGAAGTCGGTCCCGAAGTCAAAGTGATGGTCATGCGGGAAAAAGAAGGGCCGGCGACGCCGATCTATCTTCTCGATCGTGGTCAGTACAACGAACCTCGTAAAGACGAACCACTGTCGCGTGGCATTCCGGTAGCACTGCTGGCCGACAAAGAGGCTCCGCAGCCTGGCAGCCGATTGGACCTCGCCAAATGGCTGGTCTCGCGTGAAAACCCGCTGACGGCCCGAGTTATTGTGAATCGGATCTGGCAAGATCATTTCGGCGTGGGCCTGGTCAAGACCTCGGAAGACTTCGGTCTGCAAGGGGAAGTGCCGAGCCATCCTGAACTGCTCGACTGGCTGGCGGTCGAGTTCATCGAATCAGGCTGGGACCTGCAAGCCTTGCATCGATTGATGGTGACCAGTGCGGCCTACCAGCAGTCGTCCGTGCAGACGATCGCCCAACGGGAAAAAGATCCCGAGAACCGTTTGTTGTTGCACGGCCCTCGCTTCCGCCTCGATGGTTACTCGATCCGAGACATCGCATTGCAGGCCAGTGGATTGTTGCACCTGCAGATCGGTGGCCCTTCGGTCAAACCATATCAGCCGCCAGGGCTGTGGGAGTCGGTTGCGGCAAACGCTGGGACCCGTTACCGGGAAGACCAAGGCAACAACCTCTATCGCAAGAGCATGTACACCTATTGGAAGCGGGCCGTGAATCCGCCGCGGCAAACGATCTTCGATGCCGGTGGACGGGAAGTGTGTACCGTTGGGGCTCGCCGCACGAACACGCCCCTTCAGGCGTTGGTCTTGATGAACGACAAGACGTTTATCGAAGCGGCTCGAACCTTGGCGCAGCGGTCGCTGAAGTTGGACGTGCAAGAAGACCGGGCCAGGCTCTTCAGTTTGTATCAGCAAGCACTCGCCCATGTTCCGGATGATGAAACGATGAA